A genomic region of Plasmodium malariae genome assembly, chromosome: 14 contains the following coding sequences:
- the PmUG01_14046500 gene encoding conserved Plasmodium protein, unknown function — translation MIKKNNEEQSGKYAKKNTDNEFYTPKSSLSIESISSDIAFKNLYKYVYRNVRDDCINKKKYHIKNRITSEKKKNKFSKDHYKGQPILNYVKKTKRLSNMSFLKNDVKEGINKKHAAVSNESSTRKFNEKAVTIKRNEYAKKRPFSESATNILRFFKNMDINQKGKELRTNNNSNNNNNSNNNNNSNNNSNNNNNSNNNSNNNNNSNNNNNSNNNSNNNNNSNNNNNSNNNSNISGHRNIITKEGHLICNDLSNLLYNEQNNALRSEQSSIVYNDKNMITCDDRKMTEYINFEKNFYSVIGGCYKRVRSENYERNISYEEKVVLEYQQKHDECEKYYEYLEIIYLYCKKYFLYDKMEFVSNYLFYKKKNLRNLIFLIDALFLKKKYVELLSILRSNKHLWIFSCKKGRKKTKGTNSRNKRAFNKRRTPMRKIIRTCNGRRRSNKCEGKNDKLLICHNPCYDQIYRRNLSDKCTVGSVFNNINQNEMSLCEKLSRNMKNKNCKNNEITEFHKLKEKAPITGDTNSYNIDLSTSYKEAPNAIIQLKKHMKKDIKYKRNASKKIYCINYIAFVKILSLVKMKNKNCLNKCIKFINKIDKKCVLNKNAHYLLQIIIYIYELKGLYNNALRYSILLFLNCPSNPQIILKLFSFSVLCLKDEIRLILLAKYHKKIAWLKYFLFFILYSVNYQFQNKKLFNNFLFLIENVTKNNKKKKNIYISRRTKNNECPHQDRVYINDDSSENCYNRLENKKDDMKKEISIINNLVYEQNIKEHKISSSEALERNDKNKYNEKSMRNNCKEKSESNLYKEGRNKRECIQSCEGREKRGKDYLEISSFLIYSRIRFHLDKNKENSNVYIYRKIILYSSLYNIVTLYDVYNYIRKNKLSKHFPKFFLYSKLFIMINIKKSFYERNYIMCYSLSKLLLMEHMYDSFTITFFVNSSYLLNKISCIKNLAVELRRNKKYIYYLFCNAALLLHFRQVERSIQIYKYIVDSYKNIFSDLYLYSLFNLIYSLQITQKAHQIIFLCKNLNKLFFHNIHVYILLSYYYFLNVIPTKSYSSLIRAYNIYNYHPHIFYVLSYLALSLKKYA, via the coding sequence atgattaagaAAAACAATGAAGAGCAAAGTGGAAAATATGCAAAGAAAAACACTGACAATGAATTTTATACACCCAAATCAAGCTTATCCATTGAAAGCATAAGTAGTGATATAGCTTTTAAAAACTTATATAAGTATGTTTATAGGAATGTTAGAGACGactgtataaataaaaaaaagtaccacataaaaaatagaataacgtctgaaaaaaaaaagaataaattttcCAAGGATCATTATAAGGGACAACCTATACTAAACTATGTAAAAAAAACGAAGAGATTAAGTAATATgtcttttttgaaaaatgatgTTAAAGAAGGTATAAATAAGAAGCATGCTGCAGTTTCAAATGAAAGTTCTACTAGGAAGTTTAATGAGAAGGCAGTTACCATAAAAAGGAAtgaatatgcaaaaaaaagacCATTTTCTGAAAGTGCAACAAACATTTTAAGATTCTTCAAAAATATGGATATAAATCAAAAAGGAAAGGAATTACGTACTaacaataacagtaacaataacaataacagtaacaataacaataacagtaacaataacagtaacaataacaataacagtaacaataacagtaacaataacaataacagtaacaataacaataacagtaacaataacagtaacaataacaataacagtaacaataacaataacagtaacaataacagtaacaTTAGTGGTCATAGAAACATTATTACGAAGGAAGGCCATTTAATATGTAATGATCTCAgcaatttattatataatgaacaaaACAATGCGTTACGTAGTGAACAAAGTAGTATAgtatataatgataaaaatatgattacATGTGATGATCGAAAAATGactgaatatattaatttcgAAAAGAATTTCTATTCAGTTATAGGGGGGTGCTATAAAAGGGTGAGAAGTGAAAATTACGAAAGAAATATATCGTATGAAGAAAAAGTTGTACTAGAATATCAGCAGAAACATGACGAATGCGagaaatattatgaatatttggaaattatatatttatattgtaaaaagtattttttatatgataaaatggAATTCGTtagtaattatttattttacaagaAGAAGAACCTAAgaaacttaatatttttaattgacGCACTATTCCTAAAAAAGAAGTACGTTGAGCTGTTATCCATACTAAGAAGTAATAAACATTTGTGGATTTTTTCTTGCAAAAAAGggaggaaaaaaacaaaaggaaCAAACAGTAGAAATAAGAGAGCATTCAACAAGAGAAGAACACCAATGAGAAAAATCATTCGCACATGTAATGGTAGAAGGAGGAGCAATAAGTGTGAAGGAAAAAACGACAAATTGCTGATATGCCATAACCCTTGCTATGACCAGATATATCGCAGAAACCTTAGTGATAAGTGTACTGTTGGCAGTGTTTTCAACAATATCAACCAAAATGAAATGTCTTTATGTGAAAAATTATCAaggaatatgaaaaataaaaattgtaaaaataacgAAATTACAGAATTCCATAAATTAAAGGAAAAGGCTCCAATAACAGGAGACACAAATTCCTACAATATAGATTTGAGTACAAGCTATAAAGAGGCTCCAAACGCAATCATTCAGTTAAAAAAGCACATGAAAAaggatataaaatataaaaggaatgcttccaaaaaaatttattgtataaattacattgcttttgtaaaaatattgtctttagtcaaaatgaaaaataaaaattgtttaaataagtgcataaaatttataaataaaatagataaaaaatgcgttttaaataaaaatgctcACTATTTgttacaaataattatatatatatatgaactgAAAGGCTTATATAATAACGCTTTAAGATATtcgatattattatttttgaactGCCCATCCAATCCACAAATTATTCTTAAGCTCTTTAGTTTTTCTGTACTATGTTTAAAAGACGAAATTCGATTAATTCTGCTAGCTAAATACCATAAGAAAATTGCTtggttaaaatattttctcttttttattttatactcGGTTAATTACcaatttcaaaataaaaagctttttaataacttcctttttcttattgAAAATGTAACGAAAAAtaacaagaaaaagaaaaatatatatatatccagaagaactaaaaataatgaatgcCCTCACCAAGATAGGGTATATATAAACGATGATAGCTCCGAAAATTGCTATAATAgattagaaaataaaaaagatgatatgaaaaaggaaatatcAATTATTAATAACTTAGTCTATGAACAAAATATCAAAGAACATAAGATCTCAAGTAGCGAAGCATTAGAAAGGAacgataaaaataaatataatgagaAGAGTATGAGGAACAACTGCAAAGAAAAGAGTGAAAGCAACCTATATAAGGAAGGGAGGAATAAGAGGGAATGTATCCAAAGTTGTGAAGGGAGAGAAAAAAGAGGAAAGGATTATTTGGAGATATCAtcttttttgatatattccCGTATTAGATTTCACttagataaaaataaggaaaattctaatgtatatatttataggaaaattatattgtataGTTCTTTGTATAACATAGTAACATTGTATGATGTTTATAactatattagaaaaaataaattatcaaaacattttccaaaatttttcttatattccaaattatttataatgataaatattaaaaaaagtttttatgaaagaaattatataatgtgtTATAGTCTAAGCAAATTGTTATTAATGGAACATATGTATGATTCTTTCAcaataacattttttgtaaattcttcttatttattaaataaaataagctGCATTAAAAATCTAGCTGTTGAattaagaagaaataaaaaatatatctattatttattctgcAATGCAGCTTTATTACTACATTTTAGGCAAGTCGAAAGAtctatacaaatatataaatatatagttgattcttataaaaatattttttctgatttatatctttattccttgtttaatttaatatactcACTTCAGATAACACAAAAAGCTcatcaaattatttttctttgtaaaaatttaaataagttattttttcataatatccatgtgtatattttactatcgtattattactttttaaatgttatacCCACTAAATCTTATTCTTCCCTCATAAGAgcttataacatatataattatcacCCTCACATATTTTATGTTCTCTCCTATCTAGCATTATCACTTAAAAAGTATGCATAA
- the RUVB1 gene encoding RuvB-like helicase 1, putative, with protein sequence MNIIESNKEKERINLHSHISGLGLDADGFVYDINFIAQEKKNGKICKNEQNGITFQNDITHNILLDQVKYEEKYNEYDSNYEASSNGDDSSEDDEVKNFYNCKGMIGQKKAREAAGIFINLIKEKNICKCLLLAGPSGSGKTAIAIAISKEISEDSIPFCIFNASQVYSCEVKKTEILTQYIRKSIGVKIKEIKEVFEGEVVKLEPFYDDTYEEKKISYVHITLKTLKEQKKIKIHSSIYENILKEKIQEKDVIYIESHSGIVKRVGKCSLYHDMFDIETDTFVDLPKGNVHKKKNIIQNVTLYDLDVSNVQPRDNILNFLQNSKSKKTEITDKLRNEINKIVYKYVDQGIAQIIPGVLFIDEVHMLDIECFTYLNRTLESNLAPILILATNRGIYRIIIVKTMLYNKEEILQVLKLRCKFEKIKIEREALNYLADIGITCSLRYAIQLLTPAKILSKRKGKKRISKNIVEIVSSIFFDTKRSTQLLLDDKNKYMY encoded by the exons atgAACATCATTGAATcaaataaagaaaaggaaaggaTAAATTTACACAGTCATATTAGCGGCTTGGGTTTAGATGCAGATGGTTTtgtatatgatataaattttatagcgcaagaaaagaaaaatggaaaaatttgcaaaaatgaacaaaatgggATTACATTTCAAAATGATATTACACATAACATTTTACTAGATCAGGTGAAGTATGAGGagaaatataatgaatatgatAGTAATTATGAGGCGTCAAGTAATGGCGATGACTCTAGTGAAGATGATGAAGtaaaaaacttttataaCTGTAAAGGTATGATTGGACAAAAGAAAGCTAGAGAAGCTGCAGGTATATTTATCAATTtaattaaggaaaaaaatatttgtaaatgtttattattagCTGGACCAAGTGGAAGTGGTAAAACTGCAATAGCAATAGCAATAAGTAAAGAAATTAGTGAAGATTCTATTCCTTTCTGTATATTTAATGCATCTCAGGTATATTCTTGTGAAgttaaaaaaacagaaatacTAACTCAATACATAAGGAAAAGTATTggagtaaaaataaaagaaattaaagaaGTTTTTGAAGGGGAAGTAGTAAAATTAGAACCATTTTATGATGATacatatgaagaaaaaaaaatttcttatgTACACATTACCTTGAAAACGTTGaaagagcaaaaaaaaattaagatacATTCTtcaatatatgaaaatatactgaaagaaaaaattcaaGAGAAagatgttatatatattgagtCTCATAGTGGAATAGTTAAAAGAGTAGGGAAGTGTAGCTTATATCATGATATGTTTGATATAGAAACAGATACTTTTGTTGATCTACCTAAAGGaaatgttcataaaaaaaaaaacattattcaAAATGTTACATTATATGATTTAGACGTATCTAATGTTCAGCCAAGAGATAATATTCTCAATTTCTTACAAAATTCGAAAtcaaaaaaaacagaaataacagataaattaagaaatgaaattaacaaaattgtttataaatatgtagaTCAGGGAATAGCCCAAATTATACCAGGAGTTCTGTTTATTGACGAG GTTCATATGCTAGATATTGAATGTTTTACTTACTTAAATCGAACTCTAGAATCCAATTTAGCACCTATTCTTATTTTAGCAACAAACAGGGgaattt ATAGAATAATAATCGTTAAGACTATGTTGTATAATAAGGAAGAAATACTACAg GTCCTAAAATTAAGATGTAAATTTGAGAAAATCAAAATTGAAAGGGAAGCCTTAAATTATTTAGCGGACATCG GTATAACATGTTCCTTAAGGTATGCTATTCAACTTTTGACACCTGCAAAAATATTGTCAAAaagaaagggaaaaaaaaggataagcAAAAATATTGTTGAAATCGTTTCTTCGATATTTTTTGATACAAAAAGATCAACACAGCTACTGTtagatgataaaaataagtatatgtattag